A window of Pedobacter lusitanus contains these coding sequences:
- a CDS encoding condensation domain-containing protein, whose product MKRRLLFGERLMLGDGHTPFNGVVPVKIRGEFSAASLQHALLRLQQKHPLLNAVITYDKHNRPYFTVDKDRPAKIPVHIIPRNSDDDWKKESINQWLSPFDTAKDPMMRMVWIKGDGVSELLMIVHHCLIDGGSVLTILATLFELIDNGDAEIGQEDPIKGLQDIVPAEILENKKQRFKAGLIGSIAVLALWLMPARKKAIERQKDYMLHWKLDEEMTAEISKFCKGSGITVNTLLCAVLLQAFKDIRKENAHNKVSCPVDLRTINKKIKKDNIFAFGSMFVVSAYPELDFMSNAKAIQKDIKQKVKKLDPYLMLMVLEKAHPILNKFRRFLKHGKSSNDCMFSNIGRMPIPYQYSTFEIETIYTPTVIGPLGNTTSFMTTIYRGKMDFAFVASEGYIPYADGLAIQGKIMSILKEQLETQLQPA is encoded by the coding sequence ATGAAAAGAAGGTTACTATTTGGGGAGAGGCTGATGCTGGGAGACGGACATACTCCGTTTAACGGGGTAGTGCCGGTAAAAATCCGCGGAGAATTTTCTGCAGCGAGTTTACAGCACGCACTGTTGAGATTACAGCAAAAACATCCCTTGCTTAATGCGGTTATCACTTATGATAAACATAACCGCCCTTATTTTACCGTTGATAAAGACCGGCCTGCTAAAATCCCGGTGCATATCATTCCCCGCAATAGCGATGATGACTGGAAAAAAGAATCAATCAATCAGTGGCTGAGCCCATTTGACACGGCTAAGGACCCAATGATGCGAATGGTCTGGATTAAAGGAGATGGTGTCTCAGAACTTTTAATGATTGTACATCACTGTCTGATTGATGGTGGATCTGTGCTGACTATTCTGGCTACCCTGTTCGAATTAATTGATAACGGTGATGCTGAAATTGGACAGGAAGATCCGATTAAAGGGTTACAGGATATAGTTCCTGCAGAAATCCTGGAGAATAAAAAGCAAAGGTTTAAAGCTGGTCTGATCGGTAGCATAGCAGTTTTGGCTCTATGGCTCATGCCTGCCAGAAAAAAAGCAATAGAGAGACAGAAGGATTATATGCTTCACTGGAAACTGGATGAAGAGATGACTGCAGAGATCTCTAAATTCTGTAAAGGTTCGGGGATAACAGTCAATACGTTGTTATGTGCAGTGTTATTACAAGCCTTTAAAGACATCAGAAAAGAAAATGCACACAATAAAGTTTCCTGCCCTGTTGACCTGCGTACAATAAATAAGAAGATCAAAAAGGATAACATCTTTGCATTCGGTTCCATGTTCGTTGTCAGTGCTTATCCTGAGCTCGATTTTATGAGTAATGCAAAGGCCATACAGAAAGATATCAAACAGAAAGTTAAAAAGCTGGATCCATATCTGATGCTGATGGTACTTGAAAAAGCGCATCCTATACTAAATAAGTTCCGTCGTTTTTTAAAACATGGTAAATCAAGTAATGACTGTATGTTTTCCAATATAGGCAGAATGCCTATTCCTTATCAGTACAGTACTTTCGAAATAGAAACAATATATACACCAACTGTGATCGGCCCTTTAGGTAATACAACTTCATTCATGACTACTATCTACCGTGGAAAAATGGATTTTGCATTTGTAGCAAGTGAAGGATATATACCCTATGCAGATGGTCTGGCCATACAAGGCAAGATTATGTCAATACTCAAAGAGCAATTAGAAACACAGCTACAACCAGCATAA
- a CDS encoding phthiocerol/phthiodiolone dimycocerosyl transferase family protein, translating into MKRKLIIGERIMYVDALTPVNCIFTVNIRGVIAPETLHAALRKIQQKHPLLQMQIDDKQTGGPYFILNENIGEIPVRVIERKGEDDWLNESKAEWNKLFDGENEPLARVVWLKDAEVSDILLVLPHCICDGSTLVTLLQELLFLLDQPDLQLTPYKSFSSVKELLTPAFSISQAKILKARMFSLLGKAFFLFKPTSRKVAAGNNYVLHWTLSPEQTIELLEQSKAEGTTVHAMLCIAVMKAFQQVRGVKAHGKVICPVDIRQFVPEIKSDTMFAFAPIVELETDKKTELDFWTRARNLKADLTAKVQELKVEEMLWMSEYFHSVVTRMVKFLKATDGTHDVTLSNMGKLRIKENYHNFEVMAIHSPTVAFPWRNPNTMVACTFKNRMDFTFMSNETFLTEKEAGQIKAEAMNLLFENLKQLSVA; encoded by the coding sequence ATGAAAAGAAAGTTGATCATTGGAGAAAGGATTATGTATGTAGATGCTTTGACACCTGTTAACTGCATTTTTACAGTAAATATCCGCGGAGTTATAGCTCCGGAAACTTTACATGCTGCACTACGGAAAATACAGCAAAAACATCCGTTGTTACAGATGCAGATTGATGATAAACAAACCGGTGGCCCTTATTTCATTTTAAATGAAAATATCGGGGAGATTCCTGTACGGGTCATTGAACGTAAAGGAGAGGATGACTGGCTCAATGAATCTAAAGCAGAATGGAACAAACTTTTTGATGGTGAAAATGAACCTTTAGCCAGAGTAGTCTGGCTAAAGGATGCAGAAGTATCAGATATTTTGCTGGTTCTGCCACATTGTATCTGTGACGGATCTACTTTGGTAACCCTGTTGCAGGAGCTGTTATTTCTGCTGGATCAGCCGGATCTGCAGCTTACCCCATACAAGTCCTTCAGTTCAGTAAAAGAATTGCTGACACCAGCTTTTTCTATATCGCAGGCAAAGATTCTTAAAGCCCGTATGTTCTCGCTGTTAGGGAAAGCATTTTTCTTATTTAAACCCACCAGCCGTAAAGTAGCAGCAGGGAATAATTATGTCCTCCACTGGACACTCAGTCCAGAGCAGACTATTGAACTGCTTGAGCAGAGCAAAGCCGAAGGAACTACTGTTCACGCCATGTTGTGCATTGCGGTGATGAAGGCCTTTCAGCAAGTGAGAGGAGTAAAGGCGCATGGAAAAGTAATTTGTCCGGTAGATATCAGACAGTTTGTCCCTGAAATCAAAAGTGATACTATGTTTGCATTTGCTCCGATCGTGGAACTGGAGACAGATAAAAAAACGGAGCTGGATTTCTGGACAAGGGCAAGAAATCTGAAAGCAGATCTGACTGCAAAAGTACAGGAGCTGAAAGTAGAAGAAATGTTATGGATGAGTGAATACTTTCATTCAGTAGTGACCAGGATGGTTAAATTTTTGAAAGCCACTGATGGTACCCATGACGTGACACTTTCCAATATGGGAAAACTCAGGATCAAAGAAAATTACCACAATTTTGAAGTGATGGCTATTCATAGTCCGACAGTAGCTTTTCCGTGGAGAAATCCCAATACGATGGTGGCCTGTACTTTCAAAAACCGCATGGATTTTACCTTTATGTCTAATGAGACTTTTCTGACTGAAAAGGAAGCCGGGCAGATTAAAGCTGAAGCAATGAATTTATTATTTGAAAACCTGAAACAATTATCTGTTGCCTGA
- a CDS encoding GNAT family N-acetyltransferase: MPLYFRDLKIEDAEAVTRLSDQLGYPATKAETELRVNSLLLHPDHCIIVAVIGETITGWIHAFYTIRLEADPFVEIGGLVVDENYRNQQIGEKLVEQVKEWALNKDVKKLRVRCQTKRTASHHFYQKTGFIQTKEQKVFDLNIAD; the protein is encoded by the coding sequence ATGCCCCTCTATTTTAGAGACTTAAAAATCGAAGATGCAGAAGCGGTTACCAGATTATCCGATCAGCTGGGATATCCGGCTACAAAAGCAGAAACAGAACTGAGGGTCAACAGCTTATTATTACATCCTGATCATTGTATCATTGTGGCTGTTATCGGGGAAACAATCACTGGCTGGATTCATGCTTTCTATACCATCAGGTTAGAGGCCGATCCATTTGTGGAGATCGGAGGACTGGTTGTAGATGAGAATTACCGTAACCAGCAAATAGGTGAAAAACTAGTGGAACAGGTAAAAGAATGGGCGCTCAATAAAGACGTAAAGAAATTACGGGTAAGATGCCAGACCAAAAGAACAGCAAGTCATCATTTTTATCAGAAGACGGGTTTTATCCAGACCAAAGAGCAGAAAGTGTTTGACCTGAACATAGCGGATTAA
- a CDS encoding Lrp/AsnC family transcriptional regulator, translated as MDADLDTTDLEILRILQIDATLTNKEIAFKLRKSIATIHDRIRKLKERGYIKKVVAILDRQKINKSLIAFSQVLLKEHTADALNEFEREVAKFNEVMECFQMTGAFDFILRIATSDMESYHLFLRNKLAILPNISTVQSFFVLSETKSDTAYPL; from the coding sequence ATGGACGCAGACTTAGACACGACAGATCTCGAAATTTTAAGAATTTTACAGATAGATGCGACTCTTACAAATAAGGAGATCGCCTTTAAATTGCGTAAATCTATCGCTACTATACATGACAGGATAAGAAAATTAAAAGAAAGAGGTTATATTAAAAAAGTCGTTGCTATTCTGGACCGGCAAAAAATCAATAAAAGTCTGATTGCCTTTTCTCAGGTCTTGTTAAAAGAACATACAGCAGATGCGCTAAATGAGTTCGAACGGGAAGTAGCTAAATTTAACGAAGTGATGGAATGTTTTCAAATGACCGGAGCTTTTGATTTTATTCTTCGCATTGCAACCAGTGATATGGAAAGCTATCATTTATTTCTGCGAAATAAACTGGCCATATTGCCGAATATCAGTACCGTTCAGAGTTTCTTTGTCTTATCTGAAACTAAAAGCGATACAGCATATCCGTTATAA
- a CDS encoding PLP-dependent cysteine synthase family protein — protein sequence MSVSTIKTAGLTADLEKKFEHLWHLVGNTPMLELHYTFKGKAGKIYVKCEQYNLTGSIKDRIALFTLYHAYKNGQIKPGDEIIEATSGNTGIAFSAIGKAMGHPVKIIMPDWLSKERIDIIKSLGAEVVLVSKEQGGFLGSIELAESMALKNENTFLPRQFENNDNPKAHQETTGVEIWEQLRLNNLMPDAFVAGVGTGGTIMGVGRYLKTMNPAVRVHPLEPAESPTLTTGYKVGSHRIQGISDEFIPEIVKLDEMNQVIQANDGDAILMAQKLAGQLGLAVGISSGANVIGAISLQQELGLDSCVVTIFSDSNKKYLSTDLMRAEPVKEGYLTPETEFINYHPICRLK from the coding sequence ATGTCTGTAAGCACAATAAAAACAGCTGGTTTAACAGCTGATCTGGAGAAGAAATTTGAACATTTATGGCATCTGGTAGGGAATACGCCAATGCTGGAATTACACTATACATTCAAAGGAAAAGCAGGGAAAATATATGTGAAATGTGAACAGTATAACCTGACCGGTAGCATCAAAGACAGGATTGCCCTGTTTACCTTATATCATGCCTATAAAAACGGTCAGATTAAACCCGGTGATGAAATTATCGAAGCAACCAGCGGTAATACAGGAATAGCTTTCTCTGCGATAGGTAAGGCAATGGGACACCCGGTTAAAATTATTATGCCGGACTGGTTAAGTAAAGAGCGTATAGATATTATCAAAAGCCTGGGTGCTGAAGTTGTACTGGTGAGTAAAGAACAGGGCGGATTTTTAGGTAGTATTGAATTAGCCGAATCTATGGCCCTAAAGAATGAAAATACTTTTCTGCCCCGCCAGTTTGAAAATAATGATAATCCGAAAGCGCATCAGGAAACCACTGGAGTTGAAATCTGGGAGCAGCTCAGACTGAATAATTTAATGCCGGATGCTTTTGTGGCAGGAGTTGGAACAGGAGGAACGATTATGGGAGTTGGCAGGTATTTAAAGACGATGAACCCAGCTGTAAGAGTCCATCCTCTGGAGCCGGCAGAATCTCCGACACTGACAACAGGTTATAAAGTAGGCAGCCATAGAATACAGGGGATTTCTGATGAGTTTATTCCGGAAATAGTAAAACTGGATGAAATGAATCAGGTAATTCAGGCTAATGATGGCGATGCAATATTGATGGCTCAGAAACTGGCTGGTCAGCTGGGACTGGCTGTTGGGATTTCTTCCGGAGCCAATGTTATAGGCGCAATCAGCTTACAGCAGGAATTAGGTCTGGACAGTTGTGTGGTTACTATATTTTCGGATAGTAACAAGAAATATCTGAGTACCGATTTAATGAGAGCAGAACCCGTTAAAGAAGGCTATTTAACTCCGGAAACAGAGTTTATCAATTATCATCCGATATGCAGACTTAAATAA
- a CDS encoding glycoside hydrolase family 18 yields MRTKPFIQLYKGIFVLVISVIAFSSCKKITDAGGTTGGTTSDPNYLKNLLAYKKSAHQLYLGYLVADGNDPAEASSMLNVPDSVDIVIAFAGWDKDPSHWATLQAKGTKILTCTFPGNDAFYDGSAKDTTTTQKTTLSANSTYDHWAKAMYDKFITRMGWDGIDVDIETGTFGGDAPASNAKAVLQSVAKYFGPNALAGNLTKAGVKPIFIYDTDVDVASGSLGYNTIYTPFKSNYTYVNFQSYVGGSRRWSGSKTSDLTPLLTAFDKTKLVVLTNGDEFKYPNGSEDTPGGDAKATKWLWDIAQWAKTNGTAGVGTYRMSRDYNHTPTFNSTRQAIQIMNPRKN; encoded by the coding sequence ATGAGAACAAAACCTTTCATCCAACTCTACAAGGGAATTTTTGTCCTTGTCATTTCAGTTATCGCCTTTAGCTCCTGCAAAAAAATCACTGATGCAGGCGGCACTACAGGCGGTACTACTTCAGATCCGAATTATCTGAAAAATTTACTGGCTTATAAAAAAAGTGCACATCAGCTCTATCTGGGTTACCTGGTAGCAGATGGCAATGATCCTGCAGAAGCCTCTTCTATGCTCAATGTACCGGATAGCGTAGATATTGTAATCGCCTTTGCCGGATGGGACAAAGATCCTTCACACTGGGCAACCTTACAGGCAAAAGGAACAAAAATCCTGACCTGCACTTTTCCTGGAAATGATGCCTTTTATGACGGGTCAGCAAAAGATACCACAACAACTCAAAAAACCACCCTGTCTGCAAACAGTACTTATGACCACTGGGCTAAAGCTATGTATGATAAATTTATCACCCGCATGGGCTGGGATGGGATTGATGTGGATATTGAAACCGGTACTTTTGGTGGCGATGCACCAGCCAGCAATGCTAAAGCAGTTTTACAGTCTGTAGCTAAATATTTTGGTCCTAATGCACTTGCCGGAAACTTAACCAAAGCAGGTGTAAAACCTATATTTATTTATGATACGGATGTAGATGTGGCAAGCGGTAGCCTGGGTTACAATACTATTTATACTCCTTTCAAAAGCAATTATACCTACGTAAACTTCCAATCTTATGTTGGTGGAAGCCGCCGCTGGAGCGGCAGCAAAACTTCTGACCTTACCCCACTGCTGACTGCTTTTGATAAAACTAAATTAGTTGTGCTGACCAACGGCGATGAATTTAAATATCCTAATGGTTCTGAGGATACTCCTGGTGGAGATGCAAAAGCGACCAAATGGTTATGGGACATTGCTCAATGGGCCAAAACAAATGGAACAGCTGGTGTAGGAACTTACAGAATGAGCAGGGATTATAATCATACCCCTACATTTAACAGTACCCGTCAGGCAATTCAGATCATGAACCCACGTAAAAATTAA
- a CDS encoding VIT1/CCC1 transporter family protein, whose protein sequence is MNQTHQEKHLKSSAFISDIVIGMSDGLTVPFALAAGLSGAVQHNTIIITAGLAEIVAGCIAMGLGGYLAGKTEQEHYQSEKLREYNEVEHFRAEELQEVKDIFAGYGIDEQGQTILANQLAKDKTKWVDFMMKFELGLEEPDINRARNSALTIGIAYCVGGLLPLSAYFLTSDPHSGLLLSAIITTCCLFIFGYFKSQVTGQPALKGAIKVTAIGLIAAAAAFGIARLIS, encoded by the coding sequence ATGAACCAGACGCATCAGGAAAAACATCTTAAAAGTTCTGCATTTATCTCTGATATTGTCATTGGAATGAGTGATGGACTGACTGTCCCTTTTGCACTCGCAGCCGGGCTAAGCGGAGCTGTACAGCACAATACTATTATTATTACTGCTGGTCTGGCTGAGATCGTTGCCGGTTGTATTGCCATGGGGCTGGGCGGATACTTAGCCGGCAAAACAGAACAGGAACATTATCAGAGTGAAAAACTCAGAGAATACAACGAAGTGGAGCATTTCAGGGCAGAAGAGCTACAGGAAGTTAAAGATATTTTTGCCGGATATGGTATTGATGAACAGGGACAAACTATTTTAGCCAATCAATTAGCTAAAGACAAAACCAAATGGGTAGACTTTATGATGAAGTTTGAACTGGGACTGGAAGAACCTGATATCAACAGAGCCAGAAATAGTGCCCTGACTATAGGTATTGCTTATTGTGTCGGCGGACTATTACCCCTGTCAGCCTATTTCCTGACTTCAGATCCGCATAGCGGTTTACTGCTTTCTGCAATTATTACGACTTGCTGTCTGTTTATTTTCGGTTATTTCAAAAGCCAGGTGACCGGACAGCCTGCCCTGAAAGGTGCAATCAAGGTCACTGCAATAGGTCTTATTGCCGCTGCTGCTGCTTTTGGCATCGCCAGACTGATTTCTTAG
- a CDS encoding DNA alkylation repair protein, which yields MSLLKDIYSASFYHKLADSLIKLNPEFDRKKFISLINTENFALMELKQRMHHTTLVIHQFLPAGYSQAVSHLCSLIDQLRTEDTGEDKLAYIFLPDYIETFGLEDYETSVGAIEFITQFISCEFSVRPFLVKYRQQMMKQMEQWSLHENYKVRRLASEGSRSRLPWAMAVPGLKKDPSPILPILENLKNDPSEWVRKSVANSLNDISKDHPEIVIAIAGRWKGLSKETDAIIKHGCRSLLKQGHHQILAHYGLESTQIELNQFEILTPEVAVGDSLEFTITLKNTAQHTQKIRLEYAIYYKRLNGSMAKKVFKISERDFLPDENTIISRKQSFKIITTRKFYPGRHQLSIILNGLEKEPKNFELK from the coding sequence ATGAGTTTATTAAAAGATATATATTCAGCCTCCTTTTATCACAAACTGGCAGACAGCCTGATAAAGTTAAATCCTGAATTTGACAGGAAGAAATTTATCAGCCTGATCAATACAGAAAATTTTGCACTGATGGAACTGAAACAGCGGATGCATCATACGACTCTGGTTATCCATCAGTTCCTGCCAGCCGGTTACTCACAGGCCGTCTCACATTTGTGTTCTTTAATTGATCAGCTGAGAACTGAAGACACCGGAGAAGATAAATTAGCCTACATATTTCTACCTGATTATATTGAAACCTTCGGACTGGAAGATTATGAAACTTCAGTTGGCGCAATAGAATTTATTACACAGTTTATCTCCTGCGAATTTTCTGTCAGACCATTTCTGGTTAAGTATCGTCAGCAAATGATGAAACAGATGGAACAATGGTCTTTGCATGAAAACTACAAAGTAAGAAGGCTTGCCAGCGAAGGCAGCAGGTCAAGATTACCCTGGGCAATGGCAGTACCCGGATTAAAAAAAGATCCTTCGCCAATACTTCCAATTCTGGAAAATTTAAAAAACGATCCTTCAGAATGGGTGCGAAAAAGTGTAGCCAACAGCTTAAATGATATCTCCAAAGATCATCCTGAAATTGTAATTGCCATAGCTGGCAGATGGAAGGGGCTCAGTAAAGAAACCGATGCGATTATTAAACATGGCTGCCGCAGCCTGCTTAAGCAGGGGCATCATCAGATATTAGCTCATTATGGCCTGGAAAGCACACAAATCGAACTCAACCAATTTGAAATATTAACTCCTGAAGTTGCTGTTGGTGATAGTCTTGAATTTACCATAACCCTAAAAAATACGGCTCAGCATACCCAGAAAATTCGTTTGGAATATGCCATTTACTACAAAAGATTAAATGGCTCAATGGCTAAAAAAGTATTTAAAATCAGTGAGCGTGATTTCCTGCCGGATGAGAATACCATCATCAGCAGAAAACAAAGTTTCAAAATTATTACGACCAGAAAATTTTATCCGGGCCGGCATCAGTTATCCATTATCCTCAATGGTCTGGAAAAAGAACCCAAAAACTTTGAATTGAAATAG